A stretch of Negativicutes bacterium DNA encodes these proteins:
- a CDS encoding acetylornithine transaminase, whose protein sequence is MEINEIIKTEKDYYMPVFARYQLVLSHGEGPYVYDAEDNKYIDFLAGIAVNALGHAHPKLVQAISEQAGKMIHCSNLYYTEVQAVLIEKLVKLSGLGKVFLANSGAEANEGAIKLARKYGKTIAKDKVQIITANKSFHGRTLATLVATAQPKYQEGFEPLMSGFDYAPYNDIETLEKMMSDKTCAVMLEPIQGEGGVNLPKDNYLAQVKALCEKYNALLILDEIQTGVGRTGKMFAYEHYGMKPDIVTLAKGLGGGVPIGAFIASDKVAQVFVPGDHGSTFGGNPLACAAANAVLDVIEEEKLLKNVNDMEKYFFQELNKLKDKYPQLITEVRGKGLIIGMELTQMGRDIVNECMKYGAIINCTAGNVLRFVPPLNITTKHIDEVLTIVDKVLKDFNN, encoded by the coding sequence ATGGAAATAAATGAAATTATCAAAACTGAAAAAGATTACTATATGCCGGTATTTGCTAGATACCAATTAGTCTTATCGCATGGTGAAGGTCCGTATGTTTATGATGCGGAAGATAATAAATATATTGATTTTTTAGCAGGTATTGCCGTTAATGCACTAGGTCATGCTCACCCTAAATTAGTACAGGCAATCAGTGAACAAGCCGGAAAAATGATTCATTGCTCCAATCTTTACTATACGGAAGTACAAGCGGTATTGATTGAAAAATTGGTTAAACTTAGTGGTTTAGGTAAAGTTTTTTTAGCAAACAGTGGAGCTGAGGCAAACGAAGGTGCTATTAAACTTGCACGTAAATATGGTAAAACTATTGCGAAAGATAAAGTTCAAATCATTACGGCGAATAAATCATTTCATGGTAGAACTTTAGCAACATTGGTAGCGACTGCTCAACCTAAATATCAAGAAGGTTTTGAACCGCTAATGAGTGGCTTTGATTATGCTCCGTACAATGATATTGAAACTTTGGAAAAAATGATGTCTGATAAAACTTGCGCTGTTATGCTTGAACCGATTCAAGGTGAAGGTGGCGTTAATTTACCAAAAGACAATTATTTAGCACAAGTAAAGGCTTTATGCGAAAAATACAATGCCTTGTTAATTTTAGATGAAATTCAAACAGGTGTTGGACGTACCGGTAAAATGTTTGCTTATGAACATTATGGTATGAAACCGGATATAGTGACTTTAGCCAAAGGTTTGGGCGGTGGAGTGCCGATTGGTGCTTTTATTGCTAGTGACAAAGTAGCGCAAGTTTTTGTGCCCGGTGACCATGGTTCTACTTTCGGCGGTAATCCATTAGCTTGCGCGGCAGCTAATGCTGTACTTGATGTTATTGAAGAAGAAAAATTATTAAAAAATGTTAATGATATGGAAAAATACTTTTTCCAAGAATTAAATAAATTAAAAGATAAATATCCGCAACTGATAACTGAAGTTAGAGGTAAAGGACTTATTATCGGTATGGAGCTAACCCAAATGGGACGTGATATAGTTAATGAATGCATGAAGTATGGAGCAATTATTAATTGTACGGCCGGTAATGTTTTAAGATTTGTACCACCACTTAATATCACTACAAAACATATTGATGAAGTGCTAACAATTGTAGATAAAGTTTTAAAGGACTTTAATAATTAA